In the genome of Parafrankia irregularis, one region contains:
- a CDS encoding TetR/AcrR family transcriptional regulator — MSAAAHLFAERGFRGVGIEQIGAAVGISGPGIYRHFPSKDAMLVELLVGISRHLLDGAHAARAAGGSGADTLDRLVRGHVDFALDHPELIVIHDRDLGSLPGEAAREVRRLQRAYAEQWVEVLRDARPELDAPTARARAHALFGLINSTPHSAHDLDRLQMAAMLRAMALGAARS, encoded by the coding sequence TTGTCCGCGGCCGCGCACCTGTTCGCCGAGCGCGGCTTCCGCGGGGTCGGGATCGAGCAGATCGGTGCGGCCGTCGGTATCAGCGGCCCGGGCATCTACCGGCACTTCCCCAGCAAGGACGCGATGCTGGTGGAGCTTCTGGTCGGTATCAGCCGGCATCTGCTCGACGGCGCGCACGCCGCCCGGGCGGCCGGCGGCAGCGGAGCCGACACCCTGGACCGTCTGGTCCGCGGGCACGTCGACTTCGCCCTCGACCACCCCGAGCTGATCGTCATCCACGACCGTGATCTGGGGAGCCTGCCGGGCGAGGCCGCCCGTGAGGTCCGCAGACTGCAGCGCGCCTACGCCGAGCAGTGGGTCGAGGTCCTGCGTGACGCCCGGCCCGAGCTGGACGCGCCGACCGCCCGGGCCCGCGCGCACGCGCTGTTCGGCCTGATCAACTCGACTCCGCACAGCGCGCACGACCTGGACAGGCTCCAGATGGCCGCGATGCTGCGCGCGATGGCGCTGGGCGCGGCCCGCAGCTGA